One genomic segment of Natrononativus amylolyticus includes these proteins:
- a CDS encoding DUF5799 family protein: MTENAWTDRIVGERMTVDQEFSRRVANSRFTSQEWSLIMTATEFEIANPDDPERARIVANTDKVEQILPELENVRSQVGAMGGAPSEAGGSGGIVDSIKGALGMGGGGGSYDAEREAAETLTQEYAEELQSHLESNGRWESVRAFAAGE, encoded by the coding sequence ATGACCGAAAACGCGTGGACCGACCGAATCGTCGGCGAGCGCATGACCGTCGACCAGGAGTTCTCCCGGCGCGTGGCGAACTCCCGGTTTACGAGCCAGGAGTGGAGCCTGATCATGACCGCGACGGAGTTCGAAATCGCAAACCCCGACGACCCAGAGCGGGCCCGCATCGTCGCCAACACCGACAAGGTCGAGCAGATCCTGCCGGAACTCGAGAACGTCCGCTCGCAAGTCGGCGCGATGGGCGGGGCGCCGTCGGAAGCCGGCGGCTCGGGCGGCATCGTCGACTCGATCAAGGGCGCGCTCGGAATGGGCGGCGGGGGCGGCAGCTACGACGCCGAGCGGGAAGCGGCCGAGACGCTCACACAGGAGTACGCGGAGGAGCTCCAGTCACACCTCGAGTCGAACGGTCGGTGGGAGTCGGTCCGGGCGTTCGCGGCCGGCGAGTAA
- a CDS encoding biotin transporter BioY produces MATEHDSVELVGADVVFPFVLSALLAALLGASAYVVLPLPISPVPVTLQVLFVFLAGLLLGPYWGAFSMLLYLLAGAMGAPVFAGGYAGLGVIVGETGGYLLSYPLAALLIGLLVHGTAGRRNPAETPVPVLVGALLAATILIYALGVAWLAWVLALEPTEAILVGAVPYVPGEIVKLVAAVAIVRSAALAGLWSR; encoded by the coding sequence ATGGCAACCGAACACGACTCGGTCGAGTTGGTCGGCGCGGACGTCGTTTTCCCGTTCGTCCTGTCGGCGCTGTTGGCCGCACTGCTGGGCGCGAGCGCGTACGTCGTACTCCCGCTTCCGATCTCGCCGGTCCCGGTCACCCTCCAGGTACTGTTCGTCTTCCTCGCGGGACTCCTCCTGGGACCGTACTGGGGCGCGTTCTCGATGCTCCTCTACCTGCTCGCGGGCGCGATGGGTGCCCCGGTGTTCGCCGGCGGCTACGCCGGCCTCGGCGTCATCGTCGGGGAAACCGGCGGCTACCTGCTCTCGTACCCCCTCGCGGCGCTCCTGATCGGCCTCCTCGTCCACGGCACCGCCGGTCGGCGAAACCCCGCGGAGACGCCGGTTCCGGTGCTCGTCGGCGCCCTGCTCGCCGCGACGATCCTCATCTACGCGCTGGGCGTCGCGTGGCTCGCCTGGGTGCTCGCCCTCGAGCCGACGGAGGCGATTCTCGTCGGGGCCGTCCCCTACGTTCCGGGTGAGATCGTAAAGCTCGTCGCCGCCGTCGCGATCGTCCGCAGCGCGGCGCTGGCGGGCCTCTGGTCGCGATGA
- a CDS encoding DUF7344 domain-containing protein → MVEVDTVLGLLNERRRRYALYYLAEQDGPVPVQEVVDAVAEMEANAEQFDVPDDRFGRVETALQHTHLPMIDEVEFIEYDADERVVRLTDSPPTFDAILTVAKVLER, encoded by the coding sequence ATGGTCGAGGTCGATACGGTACTGGGGTTATTGAACGAGCGGCGACGCCGATACGCGCTGTACTATCTCGCCGAGCAGGACGGACCGGTCCCCGTCCAGGAGGTCGTCGACGCCGTCGCGGAGATGGAAGCGAACGCCGAGCAGTTCGACGTTCCGGACGATCGCTTCGGCCGCGTCGAAACCGCCCTCCAGCACACCCACCTCCCGATGATCGACGAGGTCGAGTTCATCGAGTACGATGCCGACGAGCGGGTCGTCCGTCTCACCGACAGCCCGCCGACGTTCGACGCGATTCTGACAGTTGCGAAGGTGCTGGAACGGTAG
- a CDS encoding DUF7344 domain-containing protein has translation MKSNVTNTDSGTATSEIPSPIVFRALSHRRRQYALQYLVQRPGAVALGDLAEYIAIEEGTVTRDRYERILTGLYHTHLPHLSDAGFVWYDLEREVVDLCVEPRALAPYLELALPSTHE, from the coding sequence ATGAAGTCCAACGTCACCAACACAGATTCCGGAACCGCCACGTCCGAGATTCCCTCGCCGATCGTGTTCAGGGCGCTCTCGCACAGGCGCCGCCAGTACGCGCTGCAGTACCTCGTCCAGCGACCGGGGGCGGTCGCTCTCGGCGACCTCGCCGAGTACATCGCGATCGAAGAGGGGACGGTGACGCGCGACCGCTACGAGCGCATCCTCACCGGACTCTACCACACGCACCTGCCCCACCTGTCCGACGCCGGCTTCGTCTGGTACGACCTCGAGCGCGAGGTCGTGGACCTCTGCGTCGAGCCCCGCGCGCTGGCCCCCTACCTCGAACTCGCCCTGCCGTCGACTCACGAGTGA
- a CDS encoding S-layer protein → MANLRPTRRQFGTAAAATLALSLAGCGDNGGDDADDEPADDEPADDGDANDTEPDTTDEDEPTLTITLENEDGEPVSQNVVVHVEIHDSPVTHSRGSDVIEDGQIVFEDLEEGDHTVVVESEDDEFEPVEEELTMGDDDEELTFELEGATPDGEADEGAAEDENGDGDDGDGEDGDGDEGNGEDDDGEDDE, encoded by the coding sequence ATGGCGAACCTCCGACCCACGCGCCGCCAGTTCGGTACCGCTGCCGCTGCCACGCTCGCGCTCTCTCTCGCGGGCTGTGGCGACAACGGCGGCGACGACGCCGACGACGAACCCGCCGACGACGAACCCGCGGACGACGGCGACGCGAACGACACCGAGCCCGACACGACCGACGAGGACGAGCCGACGCTGACGATCACCCTCGAGAACGAGGACGGCGAACCGGTCTCGCAGAACGTCGTCGTCCACGTCGAGATCCACGACTCCCCGGTCACTCACAGCCGCGGTTCGGACGTCATCGAGGACGGCCAGATCGTGTTCGAAGACCTCGAGGAAGGCGACCACACGGTCGTCGTCGAGAGCGAGGACGACGAGTTCGAGCCGGTCGAAGAGGAGCTGACGATGGGTGACGACGACGAGGAGCTCACCTTCGAACTCGAGGGGGCGACCCCCGACGGCGAGGCAGACGAGGGGGCGGCCGAAGACGAGAACGGTGACGGCGACGATGGTGACGGCGAGGACGGTGACGGCGACGAAGGGAACGGCGAGGACGACGACGGCGAGGACGACGAGTAA
- a CDS encoding energy-coupling factor ABC transporter ATP-binding protein → MIEFRDVSYAFEDVPVLESLSLSIGDGEFVLLAGANGSGKTTLLRLCNGLLEPDSGSVFVDGVPVSENPVAARTAVGMVFQHPRDQFVAATVGADVAFGPENLGLAREEIDRRVAAALSAVNMTGREDERVDALSGGEQSRVAIAGALAMEPTHLLLDEPFTGLDQPARGAVLERLESLSAQRTGIVVATHDLRDLWALADRVVAMRAGEVAVDGPPETARRALPALGVRVPAAREC, encoded by the coding sequence ATGATAGAGTTCCGCGACGTCTCCTACGCGTTCGAGGACGTTCCCGTCCTCGAGTCGCTTTCGCTGTCGATCGGCGACGGCGAGTTCGTCCTGCTGGCGGGCGCCAACGGCAGCGGGAAGACGACGCTCCTTCGCCTCTGTAACGGCCTCCTCGAGCCCGATTCGGGATCGGTGTTCGTCGACGGCGTCCCGGTGAGCGAGAATCCGGTGGCGGCCAGAACCGCCGTCGGAATGGTGTTCCAGCACCCCCGCGACCAGTTCGTCGCAGCGACCGTCGGCGCGGACGTCGCGTTCGGCCCCGAGAACCTCGGACTCGCCCGCGAGGAGATCGACCGACGCGTCGCTGCAGCGCTGTCGGCCGTCAACATGACCGGCCGAGAGGACGAGCGGGTCGACGCCCTCTCGGGCGGCGAGCAGTCCCGCGTCGCCATCGCCGGCGCGCTCGCGATGGAGCCGACGCACCTCCTTCTCGACGAGCCGTTCACCGGACTCGACCAGCCGGCTCGCGGCGCCGTCCTCGAGCGCCTCGAGTCTCTCTCGGCGCAGAGGACGGGGATCGTCGTCGCCACCCACGACCTGCGCGACCTCTGGGCGCTCGCCGACCGCGTCGTCGCCATGCGGGCGGGGGAGGTCGCGGTCGACGGCCCGCCGGAAACCGCTCGCAGGGCGCTCCCGGCCCTCGGTGTCCGCGTCCCGGCCGCCCGCGAATGCTGA
- a CDS encoding energy-coupling factor transporter transmembrane component T family protein: MLSYEPDGTIAHRLDPRSKLAFQAAFALTALAHTEPRALVALTAVTALVLACARVSPWRALYAYRFAFPVLLAGPLVAALTLGAPWIDLERAVEPARASYRVLLILLVSAAYVRSTPVRDSRAAIQRTIPGKAGQLLGIGVALVFRFLPVLRADLRTIRAATAARLGDRRGPVDRAERLGTLGLARVVARAETLSLALQARCFSWNPTLPPLAFARRDVPVLAAAVVLSLSAFV, encoded by the coding sequence ATGCTGAGCTACGAACCCGATGGGACGATCGCCCACCGCCTCGATCCGCGCTCGAAACTCGCGTTTCAGGCGGCGTTCGCGCTCACCGCGCTGGCACACACCGAACCGCGGGCGCTCGTGGCTCTCACCGCGGTGACCGCCCTGGTCCTCGCCTGCGCCCGCGTCTCCCCGTGGCGGGCGCTGTACGCGTACCGCTTCGCGTTCCCCGTTCTCCTGGCCGGGCCGCTCGTCGCCGCGCTCACGCTCGGCGCGCCGTGGATCGACCTCGAGCGCGCGGTCGAACCCGCGCGGGCGAGCTACCGGGTGTTGCTCATCCTGCTCGTGAGCGCCGCCTACGTGCGATCGACGCCCGTTCGAGACTCTCGCGCGGCGATTCAGCGAACGATCCCCGGGAAGGCCGGACAGCTGCTCGGCATCGGCGTCGCGCTCGTCTTCCGGTTCCTGCCCGTCCTGCGAGCCGACCTGCGAACGATTCGCGCGGCGACGGCGGCCCGGCTGGGCGACCGGCGCGGCCCGGTCGACCGGGCCGAGAGACTGGGGACGCTGGGTCTCGCTCGCGTGGTCGCTCGAGCCGAGACGCTCTCGCTCGCGCTCCAGGCGCGCTGTTTCTCGTGGAATCCGACGCTGCCGCCGCTCGCGTTCGCTCGCCGGGACGTCCCCGTCCTCGCTGCGGCGGTGGTGCTCTCGCTGTCGGCGTTCGTGTGA
- a CDS encoding OsmC family protein: MSKEVTTISEEGFSATNQIRDFETQIDATGEDAPDTLEALLAAYGSCYVPALRVGGQQRGVDDLGKIEIASSGELNDDDKLESISFDIRVEADVDDETGQKIIDRGFELCKVHDALKESLHADATFEGDAF, from the coding sequence ATGTCGAAGGAAGTCACCACCATCTCCGAAGAGGGCTTCAGTGCGACGAACCAGATCCGCGACTTCGAAACGCAGATCGACGCGACCGGCGAGGACGCACCCGACACCCTCGAGGCGCTGCTCGCGGCGTACGGCTCCTGTTACGTCCCCGCCCTGCGCGTCGGCGGCCAGCAGCGCGGCGTCGACGATCTCGGGAAGATCGAGATCGCCTCCTCCGGCGAACTGAACGACGACGACAAGCTCGAGTCGATCAGCTTCGACATCCGCGTCGAGGCCGACGTCGACGACGAGACCGGCCAGAAGATCATCGACCGCGGGTTCGAGCTCTGTAAGGTCCACGACGCGCTCAAAGAGAGTCTCCACGCGGACGCGACGTTCGAAGGCGACGCCTTCTAA
- a CDS encoding metal-dependent hydrolase: MQLTWHGHSTWHVTVGDTTLLIDPFFDNPKTDLEPADVDAPDYVLLTHGHADHIADAGAFSEATLVATPELVSYCEAEFGFEDAVGGMGMNLGGTVECGDAYVTMHRADHSNGIMTEHDTSAGMPAGFVISDTKPTQVSDEESTTFYHAGDTSLMTEMREIIGPYLEPDAAALPIGDHFTMGPTQAAIAVDWLDVDHAFPMHYDTFPPIEQDPDDFAREVRGVGSDAEVHALEADEPFELST, translated from the coding sequence ATGCAACTCACCTGGCACGGCCACTCGACGTGGCACGTCACCGTCGGCGACACGACGCTGTTGATCGACCCGTTCTTCGACAACCCGAAGACCGATCTCGAGCCCGCGGACGTCGACGCTCCGGACTACGTCCTGCTCACACACGGCCACGCCGACCACATCGCCGACGCCGGCGCGTTCTCGGAGGCGACGCTGGTCGCGACGCCCGAACTCGTCTCCTACTGCGAGGCGGAGTTCGGCTTCGAGGACGCCGTCGGCGGGATGGGGATGAACCTCGGCGGCACCGTCGAGTGCGGCGACGCCTACGTGACGATGCACCGCGCGGACCACTCGAACGGGATCATGACCGAACACGACACCTCGGCGGGGATGCCCGCCGGCTTCGTCATCTCGGATACGAAGCCGACTCAGGTCTCGGATGAGGAGTCGACGACGTTCTACCACGCCGGCGATACGAGCCTCATGACCGAGATGCGGGAGATTATCGGCCCTTACCTCGAGCCCGACGCCGCGGCGCTCCCCATCGGCGACCACTTCACGATGGGGCCGACCCAGGCCGCAATCGCCGTCGACTGGCTCGACGTCGACCACGCGTTCCCGATGCACTACGACACGTTCCCGCCGATCGAACAGGACCCGGACGACTTCGCCCGCGAGGTGCGCGGAGTCGGCAGCGACGCGGAGGTTCACGCCCTCGAGGCCGACGAACCGTTCGAACTCTCGACGTGA
- a CDS encoding DUF7282 domain-containing protein, which translates to MKPTVALAALVAVGLVSGLVALPLLGGAGLPAETDSGQAGIDGGDTTVAAAPTAGAFEGVALPAATLEAPAALAAEHEDAVERGVEEGIDLVQTQGVEVSQEQRAAALEGARTSAAQHQAADVEQVQAATAGAVHGALVQDQRVNVTQLQVAVGGATGGALAQHQRANATQLQSATWGATHGTVAQALTQRQDVTVEQLQVAASGAAAGAAHEAGVKDVGEAGKVQEAAQGSAYGVLEQYQRLTVEQRQRVTLEHVQHAAAGASSGALEGSSRLTLEGEQRVEIEQYQRVSIKQVQTAAMGAAKGALVQKQQVTVEQTQSAARGAAAGSLLQVQLVRVEQVQRITVTQIQEAAFGASKGAIVQSQEATVEQIQAAAWGAAEGSLLQHQTVSITQVQWAASGAAKGAVESAVQHQVVEVTQIQAAARGAGEGAVTQVQVVDVLQVQVLAQGASSGALSQAQVASVEQVQAAAKGACEAAAGASQLQRVSVSQLQSLTADAAASTAAYAADAGLETETEIADYAEADATEAFDAVEEREETATVTVRDQEGDGETVVVDRVDLSDGGFVAIHDETLADDPVDSVRGVSEYLAAGTHEDVEIDLEEPLEESQAVLAVAHRETTGDESFAYVESDGLEDEPYTDERAAFVFDRAAITVAVDDVDEPAEDAIDDPVPEPDAPDLEEPAAPDEPTEPELEEPDVPDEPDEPDEPDEPEATLAASDQVGNGETLLVESATATVEYALVVTDGADEELARSETLPANETVENATLELEPPLEAGTTLAVAVVAADEAALATDGETVLESESIEYALEASLAFEDQSSDGESVVVDEAFLPEGGFVTIHDDRLLEAAGDVDGLDDRTNETLRESVIGVSEYLAAGTHENVSVDLFDVPGAEFADERLAAGEQVLVAAAFQDTDGDETFASVETDGDVDAPYVDSEGVPVAADALVAVDTDAGFAVEIAETNAPIAVGEELEVAVLVANEGGETATEPISLALEGSTVDRTTVELGAGEEVLVTFAVETADLEAGTYAVLVESEADGAETTVELEAADDPAFFAVTDLSAPDTAAPGETISVTATVTNEGSLAGTAAVAYRIDGETVGDSVVDLEGGESVELSFTVPIPSTALEGTTTHEVATADDGESVTIEIGPPIGALAPSGLR; encoded by the coding sequence GTGAAACCGACGGTCGCGCTCGCGGCTCTCGTCGCCGTGGGACTGGTTTCGGGACTGGTCGCCCTCCCGCTGCTGGGAGGCGCCGGATTACCCGCGGAGACGGACTCCGGGCAGGCAGGGATCGACGGCGGCGACACGACCGTCGCGGCGGCGCCCACCGCGGGTGCCTTCGAGGGAGTGGCGCTGCCGGCGGCGACGCTCGAGGCGCCCGCCGCGCTCGCAGCGGAACACGAGGACGCCGTCGAGCGCGGCGTCGAGGAGGGGATCGACCTCGTCCAGACTCAGGGCGTCGAGGTGAGTCAGGAACAGCGCGCGGCGGCCCTCGAGGGCGCGCGCACGTCCGCCGCCCAGCACCAGGCGGCCGACGTCGAACAGGTGCAGGCGGCGACGGCGGGCGCGGTACACGGCGCGCTCGTCCAGGACCAGCGGGTCAACGTTACGCAGCTTCAGGTCGCCGTCGGCGGTGCGACCGGCGGCGCGCTGGCCCAGCACCAGCGGGCGAACGCGACCCAGCTACAGAGCGCGACGTGGGGAGCGACCCACGGGACGGTGGCGCAGGCGCTGACACAGCGCCAGGACGTGACCGTCGAACAGCTCCAGGTGGCCGCCAGCGGAGCGGCCGCCGGCGCCGCTCACGAGGCCGGCGTTAAGGATGTCGGCGAGGCCGGGAAGGTACAGGAGGCCGCACAGGGATCGGCCTACGGCGTCCTCGAGCAGTACCAGCGGCTCACCGTCGAGCAGCGCCAGCGGGTTACGCTCGAGCACGTCCAGCACGCGGCCGCGGGCGCCTCGAGCGGCGCGCTCGAGGGGAGCAGCCGGCTGACGCTCGAGGGAGAACAGCGCGTCGAGATCGAGCAGTACCAGCGGGTGTCGATCAAGCAGGTCCAGACGGCGGCGATGGGCGCGGCGAAGGGTGCGCTCGTCCAGAAACAGCAGGTGACCGTCGAGCAGACCCAGTCGGCAGCCCGCGGGGCGGCGGCGGGATCGCTGCTCCAGGTTCAGCTCGTCCGCGTGGAGCAGGTCCAGCGGATCACCGTCACGCAGATCCAGGAGGCCGCTTTCGGCGCCTCCAAGGGTGCCATCGTCCAGAGCCAGGAGGCGACCGTCGAGCAGATACAGGCCGCCGCGTGGGGCGCCGCCGAGGGGTCGCTGCTCCAGCACCAGACGGTTTCGATCACGCAGGTCCAGTGGGCGGCCAGCGGCGCGGCGAAGGGAGCGGTCGAGTCGGCGGTTCAGCACCAGGTCGTCGAGGTCACACAGATCCAGGCCGCCGCCCGCGGGGCGGGCGAGGGCGCGGTCACGCAGGTCCAGGTCGTCGACGTCCTGCAGGTCCAGGTGCTCGCCCAGGGCGCCTCGAGCGGCGCGCTCTCGCAGGCGCAGGTGGCGTCGGTCGAACAGGTGCAGGCGGCGGCGAAGGGCGCCTGCGAGGCGGCGGCCGGAGCCAGCCAGCTCCAGCGGGTGTCCGTGAGCCAGCTCCAGTCGCTGACGGCCGACGCGGCCGCGAGCACCGCTGCCTACGCGGCGGACGCCGGTCTCGAGACGGAGACCGAGATCGCCGACTACGCCGAGGCGGACGCGACGGAAGCGTTCGACGCGGTCGAGGAGCGCGAGGAAACCGCGACGGTGACGGTCCGCGACCAGGAGGGCGACGGCGAGACGGTCGTCGTCGACCGGGTCGACCTCTCCGACGGCGGCTTCGTTGCGATCCACGACGAGACGCTCGCCGACGACCCCGTCGACAGCGTCCGCGGCGTCTCCGAGTACCTCGCAGCCGGCACCCACGAGGACGTCGAGATCGACCTCGAGGAGCCGCTCGAGGAGAGCCAGGCCGTCCTCGCGGTGGCCCACCGCGAGACGACCGGCGACGAGTCCTTCGCCTACGTCGAGAGCGACGGGCTCGAGGACGAGCCGTACACCGACGAACGCGCCGCGTTCGTCTTCGATCGTGCGGCCATCACGGTGGCCGTCGACGACGTCGACGAGCCGGCCGAGGACGCGATCGACGACCCGGTCCCAGAGCCCGACGCGCCGGACCTCGAGGAGCCGGCGGCGCCCGACGAACCGACCGAGCCCGAACTCGAGGAGCCGGACGTGCCGGACGAGCCAGACGAACCGGACGAACCCGACGAGCCCGAGGCGACGCTCGCCGCCAGCGACCAGGTCGGTAACGGCGAGACGCTCCTCGTCGAGTCGGCGACCGCTACCGTCGAGTACGCGCTGGTCGTGACTGACGGGGCGGACGAGGAACTCGCTCGAAGCGAGACGTTGCCGGCGAACGAAACGGTCGAGAACGCGACGCTCGAGCTGGAGCCCCCGCTCGAGGCCGGAACCACGCTCGCGGTCGCCGTCGTCGCGGCCGACGAGGCCGCGCTGGCGACGGACGGCGAAACGGTACTCGAGAGCGAGTCGATCGAGTACGCGCTCGAGGCGTCGCTCGCGTTCGAGGACCAGTCGAGCGACGGCGAGTCGGTCGTCGTCGACGAGGCGTTCCTCCCGGAGGGCGGCTTCGTGACGATCCACGACGACCGGCTGCTCGAGGCGGCCGGGGACGTGGACGGACTCGACGATCGGACGAACGAAACCCTCCGCGAGAGCGTCATCGGGGTCTCCGAGTACCTCGCGGCTGGCACCCACGAGAACGTGAGCGTCGACCTGTTCGACGTCCCCGGAGCCGAGTTTGCGGACGAGCGTCTGGCCGCCGGCGAGCAGGTGCTCGTCGCGGCCGCGTTCCAGGACACCGACGGCGACGAAACGTTCGCCTCCGTCGAGACGGACGGCGACGTCGACGCGCCGTACGTCGATTCGGAAGGAGTACCCGTCGCCGCTGACGCACTCGTCGCGGTCGACACGGACGCGGGCTTCGCCGTCGAAATCGCGGAGACGAACGCGCCGATCGCCGTCGGCGAGGAGCTCGAGGTCGCGGTCCTCGTCGCGAACGAGGGCGGCGAAACGGCGACCGAGCCCATCTCGCTCGCACTCGAGGGCTCCACGGTCGATCGGACGACGGTCGAGCTGGGGGCCGGCGAGGAGGTGCTGGTGACGTTCGCGGTCGAGACGGCGGACCTCGAGGCCGGCACCTACGCCGTGCTGGTCGAAAGCGAGGCCGACGGCGCCGAGACGACGGTCGAACTCGAGGCCGCGGACGACCCCGCGTTCTTCGCCGTTACCGATCTGTCGGCCCCGGACACCGCCGCGCCGGGCGAGACGATTTCGGTCACCGCGACGGTGACCAACGAGGGCTCACTCGCGGGTACGGCGGCGGTCGCCTATCGCATCGACGGCGAAACCGTGGGCGATTCCGTGGTGGACCTCGAGGGCGGGGAGTCGGTGGAGCTCTCGTTTACGGTGCCGATCCCGTCGACCGCGCTCGAGGGAACGACGACCCACGAGGTCGCGACCGCCGACGACGGCGAATCCGTCACGATCGAGATCGGTCCCCCGATTGGGGCGCTCGCGCCGTCCGGTCTCCGGTGA
- a CDS encoding DUF7545 family protein codes for MTDDVETITFSIEADDDTDEVTLPAGLVDLLAEGDQSSSETVGDIVLLSFASRAHHIVHHGEGADEDLEAQEARVMEQFEKRFGQTFGEATGHQH; via the coding sequence ATGACAGACGACGTCGAGACGATCACGTTCTCCATCGAAGCCGACGACGACACCGACGAAGTCACGCTGCCGGCCGGACTCGTCGACCTCCTCGCGGAAGGGGACCAGTCGTCGAGCGAGACCGTCGGCGACATCGTGTTGCTCTCGTTCGCCAGCCGCGCACACCACATCGTCCACCACGGCGAGGGCGCCGACGAGGACCTCGAGGCCCAGGAGGCCCGCGTTATGGAGCAGTTCGAGAAGCGCTTCGGCCAGACGTTCGGCGAAGCGACGGGCCACCAGCACTGA
- a CDS encoding DUF7557 family protein, producing MPTIELEEETMERLDAIRIEDESDDELIMELINIYEASEYTLFHAGD from the coding sequence ATGCCTACGATCGAACTCGAGGAGGAGACGATGGAGCGACTCGACGCCATCCGCATCGAGGACGAGTCCGACGACGAACTCATCATGGAGCTCATCAACATCTACGAGGCCAGCGAGTACACGCTGTTTCACGCGGGCGACTGA
- a CDS encoding class I SAM-dependent methyltransferase, whose product MDVPCVRVRPSEGEAIRRELADADLIAEEFEITVSDGWLYVPVARPEAVPPGLEVVDYDAPERETQTTPADILGFEPSYERLGEVALLDEDDPERAAEIARAIVDSDLPLETVLNKRSKIKGETRVREWAVLVDGSADGRPTETVHREYGCEFALDLAEVYFSPRLATERHRVAAQVAAGERALDMFAGVGPFVIPFAKRGAECVGVDVNERAIEYLRENARRNGVEDGVTAICGDVRTVAAEYSGWADRLVMNLPHSADAFLETAVTLAGASCVLHYYDIQHEDDPFGPGERAIRAAAEPEYEVSVETRRTVRSYAPHELNVCLDVRLERRE is encoded by the coding sequence ATGGACGTGCCGTGTGTCCGCGTACGCCCCTCGGAGGGGGAGGCGATTCGCCGGGAGCTCGCCGACGCGGACCTGATCGCCGAGGAGTTCGAGATCACCGTCTCCGACGGGTGGCTCTACGTTCCCGTCGCGCGACCGGAAGCGGTGCCGCCGGGCCTCGAGGTCGTCGACTACGACGCTCCCGAGCGCGAGACCCAGACGACGCCCGCCGACATCCTCGGGTTCGAGCCCTCCTACGAGCGCCTCGGGGAAGTGGCGCTGCTCGACGAGGACGACCCAGAGCGGGCTGCCGAGATCGCGAGGGCGATCGTCGACTCGGACCTGCCGCTCGAGACGGTGCTCAACAAGCGTTCGAAGATCAAAGGCGAGACGCGGGTTCGCGAGTGGGCCGTACTCGTCGACGGCTCCGCGGACGGACGGCCTACCGAAACCGTCCACCGCGAGTACGGCTGTGAGTTCGCTCTCGACCTCGCCGAGGTGTACTTCTCGCCGCGGCTGGCGACCGAGCGCCACCGCGTCGCAGCGCAGGTCGCCGCGGGCGAGCGGGCGCTCGACATGTTCGCCGGCGTCGGCCCGTTCGTGATCCCCTTCGCCAAACGCGGAGCGGAGTGCGTCGGCGTCGACGTCAACGAGCGCGCGATCGAGTACCTCCGGGAGAACGCTCGCCGAAACGGCGTCGAGGACGGAGTGACGGCGATCTGCGGGGACGTTCGGACGGTCGCGGCGGAGTATTCGGGGTGGGCCGACCGGCTGGTGATGAACCTCCCCCACAGTGCCGACGCGTTCCTCGAGACCGCCGTGACCCTCGCGGGGGCCTCCTGCGTGCTCCACTACTACGACATCCAGCACGAGGACGATCCGTTCGGACCGGGCGAGCGAGCGATCCGTGCGGCCGCCGAACCCGAGTACGAGGTGTCCGTCGAAACCCGCAGAACCGTGCGCTCGTACGCGCCCCACGAGCTAAACGTCTGTCTGGACGTCCGACTCGAGCGCCGCGAGTAG